Proteins from a genomic interval of Diaphorobacter sp. HDW4A:
- the coq7 gene encoding 2-polyprenyl-3-methyl-6-methoxy-1,4-benzoquinone monooxygenase — translation MDHILTAADAALRTLFTSPRASEPSPAGSFEEPRLNDEERRLSGALMRVNHVGEVCAQALYLSQAAVTRDPQLRASLLESAREELDHLAWTRERLDALGSRPSLLNPLWFAGAFAIGLGAAKVSDRISLGFVVETERQVSEHLQGHLGSLPQADTSSRQVVARMQQDEERHAAQALAAGAQELPAPARLLMKVAAKVMTTTAHYI, via the coding sequence ATGGACCACATTCTCACCGCTGCAGACGCCGCGCTTCGCACCCTTTTTACCTCCCCAAGGGCAAGTGAGCCCTCGCCCGCAGGCAGTTTCGAGGAGCCCCGGCTGAACGACGAGGAGCGCCGGCTCTCCGGTGCGTTGATGCGTGTGAACCACGTTGGTGAGGTCTGCGCGCAGGCGCTGTACCTCTCCCAAGCGGCGGTCACCCGGGATCCGCAGTTGCGCGCAAGCTTGCTGGAGTCGGCCCGGGAAGAGCTGGACCATCTGGCCTGGACTCGCGAGCGTCTCGATGCCCTTGGAAGCCGCCCCAGTCTGCTGAACCCACTGTGGTTTGCGGGCGCCTTCGCCATCGGCCTCGGCGCGGCGAAGGTCAGCGACCGGATCAGCCTCGGATTTGTAGTGGAAACCGAACGCCAGGTATCCGAGCATTTGCAGGGCCACCTCGGCAGCCTGCCCCAAGCAGATACTTCTTCAAGGCAGGTAGTTGCCCGAATGCAACAGGACGAGGAGCGCCATGCCGCCCAAGCGCTTGCCGCGGGGGCGCAGGAACTGCCCGCTCCTGCCCGGCTGCTCATGAAGGTAGCCGCCAAGGTCATGACGACCACGGCCCACTATATATAG
- a CDS encoding OsmC family protein, with product MECTVSWTGNSGTRSGMGFVAETGSGHVLTMDGAPDSANPQNGGQNFAPRPMETVLAGTGGCTAYDVVLILKRGRHDVRGCSVKLTSERADTDPKVFTKIHMQFTVTGKGIPSAAVERAIAMSHEKYCSASIMLGKTAEITTGFEIVEG from the coding sequence ATGGAATGCACAGTCAGCTGGACCGGCAACTCGGGAACCCGCTCCGGGATGGGCTTTGTGGCGGAGACCGGTAGCGGCCATGTTCTGACCATGGACGGCGCGCCCGATTCGGCCAATCCGCAGAACGGAGGCCAGAATTTTGCGCCGCGCCCCATGGAGACGGTGTTGGCCGGCACCGGCGGCTGCACGGCTTATGACGTGGTGTTGATCCTCAAGCGTGGCCGACATGATGTGCGTGGTTGCAGCGTCAAACTCACGTCGGAGCGTGCGGACACCGACCCCAAGGTGTTCACCAAGATCCACATGCAATTCACCGTGACCGGCAAGGGCATCCCGTCCGCAGCGGTGGAGCGCGCAATTGCGATGAGTCACGAGAAATACTGCTCTGCCAGCATCATGTTGGGCAAGACGGCAGAGATCACCACCGGATTCGAAATCGTCGAGGGCTGA
- the ilvA gene encoding threonine ammonia-lyase, biosynthetic, with the protein MTNKQQTLSPFDYLKKILTARVYDVAVESDLQIAKALSRRLHNKVLLKREDQQPVFSFKLRGAYNKMAQLTPEQLARGVICASAGNHAQGVAMSASKLGTRAVIVMPTTTPQLKIDAVKTLGGEVVLSGESYNDAYDHAAKLQKEEGLTFVHPFDDPDVIAGQGTIAMEVLRQLQSLGSNKLDAVFVAIGGGGLISGVANYIKAVRPDIKVIGVQMNDSDAMMQSVKAHQRVTLPDVGLFSDGTAVKLVGEETFRVASGLVDEYVVVDTDAVCAAIKDVFVDTRSIVEPAGAMSVAAIKQYVAKNKTKGETYAAILCGANMNFDRLRFVAERAEVGEEREALFAVTIPEERGSFKRFCEVVGTLPGGSRNVTEFNYRISDAKRAHVFVGLTTHGRGESEKIAKNFQKHGFDSLDLTHDELAKEHLRHLVGGHSSLAQDERLMRFTFPERPGALLKFLSLMQPHWNISLFHYRNQGADYGRILVGMQVPPEDAAEFDQFLKALGYPFVEETLNPAYRLFLQANGN; encoded by the coding sequence ATGACAAACAAACAACAGACACTCAGCCCCTTCGACTATCTTAAAAAGATCCTGACCGCCCGCGTCTATGACGTCGCCGTCGAGTCCGATCTCCAGATCGCCAAGGCACTCAGCCGACGCCTGCACAACAAGGTGCTGCTCAAGCGCGAAGACCAGCAACCCGTGTTCAGCTTCAAGCTGCGCGGCGCCTACAACAAGATGGCGCAACTCACACCGGAGCAACTGGCCCGAGGCGTCATTTGCGCATCCGCCGGCAACCACGCACAAGGTGTGGCGATGAGCGCATCCAAGCTCGGCACGCGAGCCGTGATTGTGATGCCAACCACGACGCCTCAATTGAAAATCGACGCAGTGAAAACCCTTGGCGGCGAGGTGGTGCTGAGCGGCGAAAGCTACAACGACGCCTATGACCACGCGGCCAAACTGCAGAAGGAAGAAGGCCTGACCTTTGTGCATCCATTCGATGACCCGGACGTGATCGCGGGCCAAGGCACGATCGCCATGGAGGTGCTGCGCCAGCTCCAGTCGCTTGGCAGCAACAAGCTCGACGCGGTGTTCGTCGCCATCGGCGGCGGCGGCCTGATCTCGGGCGTGGCCAACTACATCAAGGCTGTGCGCCCTGACATCAAGGTGATCGGCGTGCAGATGAACGACTCGGACGCGATGATGCAGTCGGTGAAGGCGCACCAGCGTGTGACGCTGCCCGATGTCGGTCTGTTCTCGGACGGCACGGCCGTGAAGCTGGTCGGTGAAGAAACCTTCCGTGTGGCCAGTGGTCTGGTAGATGAGTATGTCGTCGTGGACACCGATGCCGTCTGCGCTGCGATCAAGGATGTCTTCGTGGACACGCGCTCCATCGTCGAGCCTGCGGGCGCCATGTCGGTCGCGGCCATCAAGCAATATGTTGCCAAGAACAAGACCAAGGGCGAGACCTACGCCGCCATTCTGTGCGGAGCGAACATGAACTTCGACCGTCTGCGCTTCGTCGCTGAGCGCGCCGAGGTCGGTGAAGAGCGCGAAGCCCTGTTCGCCGTGACGATTCCCGAAGAGCGCGGCAGCTTCAAGCGCTTCTGCGAAGTGGTCGGCACCCTCCCCGGCGGCAGCCGCAACGTCACTGAGTTCAACTACCGTATCAGCGATGCCAAGCGCGCGCATGTATTCGTGGGCCTCACGACCCATGGCCGCGGCGAATCAGAAAAAATCGCGAAGAACTTCCAGAAGCACGGCTTCGACTCGCTTGATCTGACGCATGACGAACTGGCCAAGGAGCACCTGCGCCACCTCGTCGGCGGCCACTCGTCACTCGCGCAGGATGAACGCCTGATGCGCTTCACCTTCCCCGAGCGTCCGGGCGCGCTGCTCAAGTTCCTGAGCCTGATGCAGCCACACTGGAACATCAGCCTGTTCCACTACCGCAACCAAGGCGCGGACTACGGCCGGATCTTGGTGGGCATGCAAGTACCGCCCGAAGATGCGGCGGAGTTCGATCAGTTCCTCAAAGCACTGGGCTACCCTTTCGTTGAAGAGACGCTCAACCCCGCTTATCGCTTGTTCCTGCAGGCCAACGGCAACTGA
- a CDS encoding adenosylcobinamide-GDP ribazoletransferase — protein sequence MQAIRHYLLAVQFFTRIPVSGRLADWVGYSPAMLRASAAHFPGVGWLVAMIAAASFGMISWLLGPAQTFTPLVAAVLSTIITVLATGGFHEDGLADVADGLGGGYQRERVLEIMKDSRVGAFGAMALVLAFAAKFALLAQLGNQNLSVALWSLLCGHVVSRFWPLIAVRTLPHVGDTATSKSKPLADQITMGALITALLWCVIPVLLFALALGWQAAIAAAVCSGLGAVWMLWRFHKRLQGFTGDCLGTIQQVSEIAFYLGVAIAAGQQKISPILPWLNL from the coding sequence ATGCAAGCGATTCGCCACTACCTGCTGGCCGTGCAGTTCTTCACGCGCATTCCGGTGAGCGGAAGGCTGGCGGACTGGGTTGGCTACAGCCCGGCCATGCTGCGCGCCAGCGCCGCACATTTCCCGGGTGTGGGCTGGCTGGTTGCGATGATCGCCGCCGCGAGCTTCGGCATGATCAGCTGGCTGCTGGGCCCCGCGCAAACCTTCACCCCACTGGTGGCCGCCGTGCTCAGCACAATCATCACCGTGCTCGCCACGGGAGGATTTCACGAGGACGGTCTGGCCGATGTCGCCGACGGTCTGGGCGGTGGCTATCAACGCGAGCGCGTGCTCGAAATCATGAAGGACTCCCGCGTCGGTGCATTCGGAGCCATGGCACTGGTGCTGGCGTTCGCGGCCAAGTTCGCACTGCTCGCGCAACTGGGAAATCAAAACCTGTCCGTCGCGCTCTGGTCGTTGCTCTGCGGCCATGTGGTGTCGCGCTTCTGGCCGCTGATCGCCGTGCGCACGCTGCCGCATGTGGGGGACACCGCCACCTCCAAGAGCAAGCCGCTGGCCGATCAGATCACCATGGGCGCGCTCATCACCGCGCTGCTCTGGTGCGTGATTCCGGTACTGCTGTTCGCGCTGGCGCTCGGTTGGCAGGCCGCCATCGCGGCGGCGGTCTGCAGCGGACTTGGAGCTGTGTGGATGCTCTGGCGCTTCCACAAGCGCCTGCAGGGCTTCACCGGCGATTGCCTCGGCACGATCCAGCAGGTGAGTGAAATTGCCTTCTATCTGGGCGTAGCCATCGCCGCCGGACAGCAGAAAATCTCGCCGATCCTGCCATGGCTGAACCTTTGA
- a CDS encoding histidine phosphatase family protein — protein MAEPLTTPHLWLVRHAQPLIAPGVCYGRLDVAADTDHTRSSALRLHSALPPHVTQIQSSPLRRCQQLADELRSLRASSTPVQLDVRLQEMDFGAWEDCRWDAIAREEIDAWTKNFAHLRPGQGESLQQMLVRVDQALQAACKQGKDAAWITHAGVIRCVLWLLQHGHREPLSSEWTMAAPAFGEWFHLPLTPP, from the coding sequence ATGGCTGAACCTTTGACCACCCCGCACCTGTGGCTGGTGCGGCATGCACAACCATTGATAGCGCCCGGCGTCTGCTACGGAAGGCTCGACGTCGCCGCCGACACCGACCACACCCGATCCAGTGCATTGCGCCTGCACTCGGCCTTGCCGCCGCACGTCACCCAGATCCAGAGTTCCCCACTTCGCCGATGCCAGCAATTGGCGGATGAACTGCGGTCGCTCCGCGCAAGCTCAACTCCAGTTCAGCTCGACGTGCGACTGCAGGAGATGGATTTCGGAGCTTGGGAAGACTGCCGCTGGGACGCCATCGCACGCGAAGAGATCGACGCTTGGACGAAGAATTTCGCCCACTTGCGCCCCGGCCAAGGTGAGTCGCTGCAGCAGATGCTCGTGCGTGTGGACCAAGCGTTGCAAGCTGCATGCAAACAAGGGAAAGATGCCGCCTGGATCACCCATGCGGGCGTGATCCGCTGCGTGCTCTGGCTTCTGCAGCATGGCCATCGAGAACCGCTGTCCAGCGAATGGACGATGGCAGCACCCGCGTTCGGCGAGTGGTTTCACCTTCCTCTCACGCCTCCTTGA
- a CDS encoding type II secretion system protein N: MVTNTYSRWKVGAGTFVLWFLAIACVVFWGLKLSASQLGQGAPALPVAPTVVDVSSLVRLLGGTEVVAKVASVAPTRYTLVGVLAGTRSGHGAALIEVDGKPAKPFRVGSTVAEGLVLQSVNKREALLGFDLKGPTSMTLQIPLKVASNTSALPVSPPAYQPPPATVVPPAVQSPMMPQGMTPGIAPPELHPAQGQ; this comes from the coding sequence ATGGTGACAAACACATACAGCCGTTGGAAGGTGGGCGCCGGAACCTTTGTTTTGTGGTTTCTGGCGATTGCCTGTGTGGTTTTCTGGGGCCTCAAGCTTTCTGCTTCCCAGTTGGGGCAGGGCGCGCCCGCGCTACCGGTCGCGCCAACGGTTGTGGATGTGTCCTCGCTGGTGCGTCTGTTGGGCGGCACGGAGGTGGTTGCCAAGGTGGCTTCGGTCGCGCCCACGCGTTACACGCTGGTGGGCGTGCTGGCCGGCACACGCAGCGGCCATGGCGCCGCGTTGATCGAGGTGGATGGCAAGCCAGCCAAGCCTTTCCGCGTTGGCTCCACGGTAGCCGAAGGCTTGGTGCTGCAGTCGGTGAACAAGCGTGAGGCGTTGCTGGGATTCGATCTCAAAGGCCCCACTTCGATGACTCTGCAGATACCGCTCAAGGTTGCGTCGAACACATCGGCCCTCCCTGTTTCGCCACCTGCCTATCAGCCACCGCCTGCCACGGTGGTTCCTCCCGCCGTTCAGTCGCCGATGATGCCGCAGGGCATGACGCCCGGCATTGCACCGCCTGAACTGCACCCCGCGCAGGGGCAATGA
- the gspG gene encoding type II secretion system major pseudopilin GspG: MLQTAQALARSSRRKIARGFTLIELMVVLVIIGVLAALIVPNVLDRADDARGTAARTDITNLMQALKMYRLDNQRYPTAEQGLQALIAKPGSGPVPNNWRPYLEKLPNDPWGRPYQYLSPGVKGEVDVMSFGADGQSGGEGKNADVGSWQ, from the coding sequence ATGCTGCAAACTGCCCAAGCTCTCGCCCGTTCCTCCCGCCGCAAAATCGCGCGCGGCTTTACTCTGATCGAATTGATGGTCGTGCTCGTCATCATCGGCGTGCTCGCCGCGTTGATCGTGCCCAACGTGCTGGATCGCGCCGACGACGCCCGCGGCACGGCTGCACGCACCGACATCACCAACCTGATGCAGGCGCTCAAGATGTATCGCCTAGACAACCAGCGCTACCCCACGGCCGAGCAAGGCCTGCAAGCGCTGATCGCCAAGCCCGGCAGCGGCCCGGTGCCGAACAACTGGCGCCCGTATCTGGAGAAGCTGCCCAATGATCCATGGGGCCGTCCTTACCAATACCTCAGCCCCGGCGTGAAGGGCGAGGTGGATGTGATGTCCTTTGGCGCTGACGGTCAATCCGGCGGCGAAGGCAAGAACGCGGATGTGGGCAGTTGGCAGTAA
- a CDS encoding prepilin-type N-terminal cleavage/methylation domain-containing protein encodes MTRAHRGFTLLELLVVLSIVALATVGVSFAIRDSGATDLQREGERLAVLLETARAQSRASGTTVRWRTTEQGFVFEGLPTLKLPGNWLVNGSRTSGPAQLWLGPEPIISAQQVWVVNDAYPGRAVRVGTDGVRSFTVEAMQ; translated from the coding sequence ATGACGCGCGCACACCGTGGCTTCACGCTGCTGGAGCTGCTGGTGGTGCTGTCCATCGTGGCGCTCGCCACGGTCGGCGTGAGCTTCGCCATTCGCGACAGCGGCGCGACCGATCTGCAGCGCGAGGGCGAACGCCTCGCCGTGCTGCTCGAGACCGCGCGTGCACAATCGCGCGCATCAGGCACGACTGTGCGTTGGCGCACCACCGAGCAGGGATTCGTCTTCGAAGGCCTGCCCACGCTGAAGCTGCCCGGCAACTGGCTGGTCAACGGCTCGCGTACGAGCGGCCCCGCACAGTTATGGCTCGGGCCCGAGCCCATCATCAGCGCCCAGCAGGTCTGGGTCGTGAACGATGCCTATCCAGGACGTGCCGTGCGCGTGGGCACCGACGGCGTGCGCTCCTTCACCGTGGAAGCCATGCAATGA
- the gspI gene encoding type II secretion system minor pseudopilin GspI, with amino-acid sequence MRQRTLQRGFTLIEVLVALAIVAIALMAGTQATSALMTNATRQTDVMLGHICAQNELVKARLMRELPAYGDQQSLCEQAGRRYQVVTTVSPLPNPQFRRVDAQVFDERYPVIRVSTIVGRY; translated from the coding sequence ATGAGACAGAGAACATTGCAACGCGGTTTCACGCTGATCGAGGTGCTGGTCGCGCTCGCCATCGTCGCGATTGCGCTCATGGCGGGAACGCAGGCCACCTCAGCACTGATGACCAATGCCACCCGGCAGACCGATGTGATGCTCGGCCACATCTGCGCGCAGAACGAACTCGTGAAAGCCCGCCTGATGCGCGAGCTGCCGGCCTATGGCGATCAGCAGAGTCTGTGCGAGCAGGCCGGTCGGCGCTATCAGGTGGTGACCACGGTGTCGCCGCTGCCCAATCCGCAGTTCCGCCGCGTCGATGCCCAGGTTTTCGACGAGCGCTATCCAGTGATCCGCGTGTCCACCATCGTCGGACGGTATTGA
- a CDS encoding type II secretion system protein J: MRAHPSFSSRGFTLIELLVGITIMSLIALLSWRGIDGMVRSQQITRERSDHLVVIQNALAQWQSDLDSIQPVDSTQPINWDGQVLRITRRTTQQPDQGVVVVAWAMRTSNGAQQWLRWQSPPVNTRAAWSAAWQTAGQWARTPSSSEAQREATLFPLADVQLYYYVGGAWANAQSSAGGSYAEQTLGGLSTAAASVPEGIRLSITLPEGGAITGTITQDWVNPVLGGNKT; encoded by the coding sequence ATGCGCGCCCATCCTTCATTTTCTTCACGCGGCTTCACGCTGATCGAGCTGCTGGTGGGGATCACCATCATGTCGCTGATCGCGCTGTTGAGCTGGCGCGGCATCGATGGCATGGTGCGCTCGCAGCAGATCACACGCGAACGCTCCGACCACCTCGTCGTGATCCAGAACGCGCTCGCGCAGTGGCAGTCCGACCTCGACTCCATCCAGCCTGTGGACAGCACCCAGCCGATCAACTGGGACGGTCAAGTCCTGCGCATCACGCGCCGCACCACGCAGCAGCCCGATCAGGGCGTAGTGGTGGTGGCATGGGCCATGCGCACATCGAACGGTGCGCAACAGTGGCTGCGCTGGCAATCACCACCGGTCAACACGCGCGCCGCTTGGAGCGCCGCTTGGCAAACCGCCGGACAATGGGCACGCACGCCTTCAAGCAGCGAGGCACAGCGCGAGGCCACCCTGTTTCCACTGGCCGACGTGCAGCTCTACTACTACGTCGGCGGTGCCTGGGCCAATGCCCAGTCGAGCGCTGGCGGCTCCTACGCCGAACAGACGCTGGGTGGACTGAGCACTGCGGCGGCATCCGTGCCCGAAGGCATCCGCCTGTCGATCACCCTGCCCGAGGGCGGAGCCATCACCGGCACCATCACGCAGGACTGGGTCAACCCCGTGCTGGGCGGCAACAAGACATGA
- the gspK gene encoding type II secretion system minor pseudopilin GspK translates to MKTKMRHAPSPHQPKRRVRGAALLAAMLTVALVATFAASAMWQQWRAIEVESAERSRIQSAWILVGALDWSRLILREDSLARGDSTDNLTEPWSIPLEEARLSTFLSAQRNVSQADDASAQTDNAFLSGRVTDQQSRMNLTNLVKNKAIDETAKTQFERLFSYLGLPQNELTLISTNMVRAAAANTSDAQNSAIALMPMTISQLSWWGVSQNTIAKIAPYTTILPMSTKINVNTAGAEVIWASADGLDMSDAQRIIQARSSQYFKSVSAAAKVLSKPELLTATLFDVSSEYFEVRGRMRIDQTIVEERSLVHKQRGKVRTLWRERGGFLRNESADAMGKS, encoded by the coding sequence ATGAAGACGAAGATGAGGCACGCCCCATCACCTCACCAACCCAAGCGACGGGTACGTGGTGCAGCGCTGCTCGCGGCCATGCTGACGGTTGCTTTGGTTGCCACCTTCGCCGCATCGGCCATGTGGCAGCAGTGGCGTGCGATCGAGGTCGAGTCGGCCGAGCGATCACGCATTCAATCGGCGTGGATTCTCGTGGGCGCGCTCGACTGGTCGCGGCTGATCCTGCGCGAGGATTCACTGGCGCGCGGCGACAGTACAGACAATCTCACCGAACCCTGGTCCATCCCGCTCGAAGAGGCACGGCTCTCGACCTTCCTTTCTGCACAGCGCAATGTGTCACAGGCCGACGATGCCAGCGCGCAGACCGACAATGCCTTTCTCTCGGGTCGCGTGACCGACCAGCAATCGCGGATGAACCTCACCAATCTGGTGAAGAACAAGGCCATCGACGAAACGGCCAAGACTCAGTTCGAGCGTCTGTTCAGCTATCTGGGACTGCCGCAAAATGAGCTGACACTGATCTCCACCAACATGGTGCGGGCAGCGGCTGCCAACACCAGTGACGCTCAGAATTCGGCCATTGCACTGATGCCCATGACGATCTCCCAGCTAAGCTGGTGGGGCGTCTCGCAGAACACCATCGCCAAGATCGCGCCATATACCACCATCCTGCCGATGAGCACCAAGATCAATGTCAACACGGCGGGTGCCGAAGTCATCTGGGCCAGCGCGGATGGCCTCGACATGTCGGACGCGCAGCGCATCATCCAGGCGCGCTCGTCTCAATATTTCAAATCAGTCAGCGCAGCAGCCAAGGTGCTGAGCAAACCGGAGCTTCTCACGGCGACGCTGTTTGATGTGTCCTCAGAATATTTCGAGGTGCGCGGTCGCATGCGCATTGATCAAACCATCGTCGAGGAACGCTCGCTGGTCCATAAGCAACGCGGCAAGGTCCGCACGCTATGGCGTGAGCGCGGCGGCTTTCTGCGCAACGAATCCGCTGACGCGATGGGCAAATCTTGA
- the gspL gene encoding type II secretion system protein GspL, which produces MSTLILYLPPGTPGPNTEFSYTLTADGHIATRQASAKAMRLPDPGRTGEVVAVVPARALSWQRVTLPQGATTSAARLRSVLEGLLEEQLLDEPTQLHFALAPDAQIGEPAWVAVCDRIWLRETLQLLESVGRSVGRIVPEFAPGASDTREVYAIGVPEEAQLVLTSASADQAVNVLPLSAATLALGMQSTDPDQPARVRAEPAVAGMTEKLLNRPVELSTASQRSLVAARGNWNLAQLEFSSSGRTRALRSVSGGFNAFLRAPQWRAARWALAIAVAAQIVGLNVAAYKERQSLATKEVGIRSTLQQAFPNVKVVVDAPVQMEREVAQLRQTAGSLSHRDFEPLLAAAGAVLPSSQVPSMVEFADSELHLTGVSLTNDELSNVNQRLQADGFVARAQGSQLWVRAAGERP; this is translated from the coding sequence ATGAGCACCCTCATTCTTTACCTGCCTCCGGGCACGCCTGGGCCGAACACCGAATTCAGCTACACGCTGACCGCCGACGGCCACATCGCAACTCGCCAAGCCAGCGCCAAAGCCATGCGCCTGCCCGATCCGGGCCGCACGGGCGAAGTCGTCGCCGTCGTGCCCGCACGCGCGCTGTCTTGGCAACGGGTGACCTTGCCTCAGGGCGCAACGACGTCTGCCGCGCGTTTGCGCTCGGTGCTCGAAGGTCTGCTCGAAGAGCAACTTCTGGATGAACCCACGCAGTTGCACTTTGCACTCGCGCCCGATGCGCAGATCGGCGAACCCGCATGGGTCGCAGTGTGTGATCGCATCTGGCTTCGCGAAACGCTGCAGTTGCTCGAATCGGTGGGCCGCAGCGTCGGCCGCATCGTTCCCGAGTTCGCCCCGGGCGCGTCCGACACGCGCGAGGTCTATGCCATCGGAGTGCCCGAAGAGGCACAGCTGGTGCTCACTTCCGCCAGTGCCGATCAGGCCGTGAACGTGCTGCCTTTGAGCGCTGCCACGCTGGCGCTCGGCATGCAGAGCACCGATCCCGACCAGCCCGCACGTGTGCGCGCTGAACCAGCGGTTGCGGGCATGACGGAGAAGCTGCTGAATCGCCCTGTCGAGCTGTCGACGGCAAGCCAGCGCTCGCTTGTCGCGGCACGCGGCAACTGGAATTTGGCCCAACTCGAATTCTCGAGCAGCGGCCGCACGCGTGCGCTGCGCAGCGTGAGCGGCGGCTTCAACGCGTTTCTGCGCGCACCGCAATGGCGTGCCGCGCGCTGGGCGCTCGCCATCGCCGTGGCGGCGCAGATCGTCGGTCTCAACGTGGCCGCCTACAAGGAACGCCAGTCGCTTGCGACCAAGGAGGTCGGGATCCGCAGCACGCTCCAACAGGCCTTTCCCAATGTCAAGGTAGTAGTCGACGCCCCAGTGCAAATGGAGCGCGAAGTTGCCCAACTGCGTCAGACCGCAGGCAGCTTGTCGCATCGGGATTTCGAGCCACTGCTCGCCGCCGCGGGTGCCGTGCTTCCGTCCAGCCAGGTGCCGTCCATGGTGGAGTTCGCCGATTCCGAACTGCATCTCACCGGCGTGAGCCTGACCAATGACGAGCTGTCCAATGTGAACCAGCGCCTGCAGGCCGACGGCTTCGTCGCCCGCGCTCAAGGGTCGCAGCTCTGGGTCCGCGCAGCCGGGGAGCGGCCATGA
- the gspM gene encoding type II secretion system protein GspM, whose protein sequence is MMKNKNPASKSEALDAFKERWKSLAAREQMLVLIASSLVGLAIVWWVLLSPALKTLRHAPAEHAQLDSQLQHMRSLQQEALELQKAPRVQGDDATRVLQSSLAQALGSTAQVSIVGDRATVTLKAAPAGALGQWLAHVRSTARAIPIQAKLVRTNGAGKSGSNAATTLPAFWEGTLVLSLPVAN, encoded by the coding sequence ATGATGAAAAACAAGAATCCCGCGAGCAAGTCCGAAGCGCTCGACGCTTTCAAGGAACGCTGGAAGAGTCTCGCCGCACGCGAGCAGATGCTGGTGCTGATCGCCTCCAGCCTCGTCGGCCTCGCCATCGTGTGGTGGGTGCTGCTGTCGCCCGCGCTCAAAACGCTTCGCCACGCGCCCGCCGAACATGCGCAGCTCGACAGCCAGTTGCAGCACATGCGCAGCCTCCAGCAGGAAGCGCTTGAACTGCAGAAGGCCCCGCGCGTGCAGGGCGACGATGCCACACGCGTGCTCCAGAGCTCGCTTGCACAGGCACTCGGCTCGACGGCGCAGGTCTCCATCGTCGGCGACCGCGCCACGGTTACGCTCAAGGCTGCGCCGGCTGGTGCTCTGGGCCAATGGCTCGCCCATGTGCGCAGCACCGCGCGTGCAATTCCGATTCAGGCCAAGCTCGTTCGCACCAATGGCGCAGGCAAGTCCGGCAGCAACGCGGCAACTACCCTGCCCGCCTTCTGGGAGGGCACGCTGGTGCTGTCCCTGCCGGTTGCGAACTGA
- the gspN gene encoding type II secretion system protein N: protein MSSSKQRIATRSTRSVTKAVRSPRSWAVVGGVLGALTMFALQAPATWLASGVNGATKGMVQLQQARGTLWNGSAQLVLTGGEGSSDQVALPGRLNWQLRPAFVGADVALNADCCTTTPVRMHAGLRWNGMQLKVANSQSQWPSAVLSGLGTPWNTIQPQGRLSLETTGLQIDWNAGRMALQGNLQLDALDVSSKLSTLSPMGSYRVSVHGGDSPTLALSTLSGALLLNGSGQWVGQRLRFTGEARAASGREAALANLLNIIGRRTGDRSILTVG, encoded by the coding sequence ATGTCCTCCAGCAAACAACGTATCGCCACCCGTTCCACGCGCAGCGTCACCAAGGCCGTTCGCTCGCCGCGCAGTTGGGCCGTCGTCGGCGGCGTGCTCGGTGCCCTGACCATGTTCGCCCTGCAGGCTCCCGCCACTTGGCTGGCCTCGGGCGTGAACGGCGCAACCAAGGGCATGGTGCAACTGCAGCAGGCTCGCGGCACGCTCTGGAATGGCTCGGCGCAGCTCGTGCTCACCGGTGGTGAGGGCAGCTCCGATCAGGTGGCCCTGCCCGGTCGCCTGAACTGGCAGTTGCGCCCCGCCTTCGTCGGCGCCGATGTCGCGCTGAACGCCGACTGCTGCACTACCACGCCCGTGCGCATGCACGCCGGGCTGCGCTGGAACGGCATGCAGCTCAAGGTGGCCAACAGCCAGAGCCAGTGGCCAAGCGCCGTGCTCAGCGGTCTGGGCACGCCTTGGAACACCATTCAGCCGCAAGGCAGACTCTCGCTTGAGACCACTGGACTGCAGATCGACTGGAACGCCGGACGCATGGCACTGCAGGGCAATCTGCAGCTCGACGCGCTTGACGTATCCTCCAAGCTTTCCACCCTGAGCCCGATGGGCAGTTACCGCGTGAGCGTGCACGGCGGCGACAGCCCGACGCTTGCGCTCTCCACCTTGAGCGGCGCGCTGCTGCTCAACGGATCAGGCCAATGGGTGGGCCAGCGCCTGCGCTTCACGGGCGAGGCCAGGGCCGCGTCCGGTCGCGAGGCCGCGCTGGCCAATCTCTTGAATATCATTGGGCGACGCACCGGCGACCGCTCCATCCTCACCGTGGGTTGA